The DNA sequence tattattaactgttaaaaatattgtaattttttacattatgtacattatttatttgttcatatcttattaaaaattaactataacaaaataaccatgttattaaattctgataaatgtttgaaaatatttcaaaaaaagcgGGCTTTTAGTTTGGTAATTTGATAACCACTTAAGAAAAACAGCCGCTTGGCGCGTGACGGGCAGCGATAATTTTTCGTGTCCCCGACTATAGGGAGTCTATTTACACACATTTCATTTATAGTAAGATTGCAGTAAACATGTTTATCATTTGCCACTTTCTGTTTCAATGTTTCAAATGCTTCAAATGTAATCCCTGGCTTACCATCTATCACTGTATACCACCTCCTTAATGTTCTAGGATGAGGTAAGACATTAGAAAACGACTTTCGTACGTATGAATAGGCATGAGGTAAATAATACTGCAATGTAACAGCAAATTCACGAATTGCTTTAGGAGAAGAACGTTTGTTTTCCTACGATAGCTTCTTTTGAAATACTCTCCAATATATCTGAACCCATAACCtatagcatataataataaaaatatacatttgttaaaaacaaaacactagttatattaaacataacataataatacaataatacaaacaaaacaatgatattaaatatagaaacaTTTGTATTAAAGAGGATATTTCACCCGAATGTGTTAGTATAAGTCATAAGAACatgcattttgaaaaaaatgaaaaatgatcaGATTTTTGCACCatcaattatgaatataaaaaatttaataaaactaacacataaaataacatttttatgaaaatcaaaatatttgaattgcctattatatacaacatactTCTAAGTTAAAAGCTGCATTTTCTGAAATCATGCATTTATTCTTAAGATCTTTAATTATATCCAGAAGAGAACtgacttttttttctaagagtccatttttttgtcttaaaagtttatttttgcgTCTTAGGTTCTTAACAGAATTTTTAATCACAgataaatttctttttctgCGTCTCGATATTGAGAAATAATCATCATCTAAATCATCAATTCTACTAGAacataaaaatctttttctaGAAGATGGTAATGGACTTGTTGGTAATGAAGTGCTAGCAGTTtcaaaaaacctaaaatattatattatatacaatattaaaaaaattaataattcatataaaactaCAATAGTTATAGCACCtaccttttatttataattgaatgtaCATATACTGGTGATATATTAGAAATGTCAAAAGGTATTACTGTTTCTGTCGagctaatacaattattataaaaaataataattcaaattaatgttgcttttaaattctgaaattaACTTAagacatgaaaatattttacttgtcTAAGGAAGCTGGTATAGAATCACAGACTTCTATACTACACTAGATAAGTAACTCTCGAGATTTATTGAAGCTCGGCTTATCAGTTGTTATCGGTTGCCGCCATTTTCTCGGTTGGCAAAACATTAGATTATTCTgcaatctacataatattttagtctaaaattaaaatttattctatctgtacctatatattctataacaatttattatttattatttaattacttaatacaatttaacgtCATTGACCATTGTATTAAGATAcaacatacaataatagtcAGTGTAGTGTATAAGtgcttgaaaattaattataatgccTGTTTCGTGCGCTGCATATGGATGCTCAAACAGATATCAAGCTggacaaaatatacatttctttCGGTAAGTTATGTTAGAATAATAACCAATTAGTAAGGATATTAAACTCTTAAATAACAAGTCAATACTCGGAAAAATTATTctgtatctattttaattttatatctgtaTGATCATAGATTTCCTATTTCTAACAACGAGTTGATGCAAAAATGGATTAGtgcaataaaaagaaaaaactttgAGGCAAATCAATGGAGTCGGATATGTAGTGTCAATTTTACAGAACAAGACTATCAAGTTAGACCTGGGTGgcatatagattattattaaaagacaaTGCAGTTCATCAGTATTCCCATCATTTCCATCCTACCTTCAAACACCAATTAAAATTCCTAGGAAACCACCTACATTAGGAACTGTTGTGGTAAAGGTATATTGTCATGaatcatgttaaattaatttgttgacaatttgtttttttgtataatacagaTCTAACTGTAAATCAATTAGAAGACAGTGTTAATGAATGTGACGACATGTGTCCAGTTAGTAATTTTAAGAGCGTGGAAGTACAAACTGACAACTATTATCCAGATGaagaaattcttaaaaataaaattcaaatattacagCAAAAACTAagaaggaaaaataaaaaaattgaaaatttagaagacttattaagtaatttaaaaaacagagGACTTCTTGAAGATGAACCACAGACTATTATTGCTTCTAATTTTAAAGGTAAGAGTTGAGACTTAGAACTGATTGCTTGTGCTgctttatagtaattattacaaattctgCTTTATTATGCGCTTTCTAATTTCATAATAGGAATGGTATTAGATTTATTCAAAAGCCAAtgtaacaatgataataaaactaatggtAAAAGGTACAGTAAAGAAATGAAGGAATTTACTTTGACGCTACATTATTACTCGCCTATAGCTTATAACTTTTGCCggtaatacatacatattatgtttgataataaaataattgacagtaaatataatttgttttaaagcaCAATATTAAGCCTGCCTCATCCATCTTCTATAACACATTGGACGTCTTCTGTTGATGCAGAACCCGGTTTTTTGGAAGAAGTATTTGaatatctcaaaaatatttcccCGGGTGATAGAGATTGTAACTTGACTTTTGATGCAATGTCaattaggaaaaaaattatatatgacaGCAATAGTGATAAATTCATGGGTTACTGTGATTTTGGAAATTTCCATGTTGAATCACAAGAAACTCCAGCCTCTGAGGCCTTGGTATTTATGCTTGTAAGTCTGAATGGCAAATGGAAGTGGCCAATTGGCTActtttttcaatcaaaatcTACAGCTACTATACAAGCCGGCTTAGTAACAACTGCTATTACTATGGCACATGCAGTTGGAATTAAAGTATGGGGAGTTACTTGCGATGGCACAGCTTCTAATTTATCCACAATGACACATTTAGGCTGTAAACTTTTTGGAAGTTATGATGAAATAAAggaatcattttatattccaGGAATTGAATGGaaggttatattttatatgtttcatAACAAGTGATCtgaactaatataatttatttatttaaatataatactgtttatttatttagattcatTACATACCTGATGCTtgccataatttaaaattggcaAGAAATGCCCTAGCAACGtacaaagtttttaaaaatgaaaatggtgTTATAAACTGGAATTTTATTGATGAGTTACATAAaagtaatagtatttattttaatatttatttatatttcatattatttatcactcTTAGCTCAACAAAAAATGGGTTTGAATTTTGCCAACAAAATAAGCGCATCACATATAGATTGGCGTAAAAACATTATGAAAGTGAAATTAGCTGCCGAAACACTGAGCTCGTCAACAGCTGATGTTCTAGAAGCATTAAATTGTCTTAATGTTCccgaatttaaaaatggtgaGTCATATAATCAAGTAATTAGTAGTAGGTTACCAATAGATGGCTAACCTACTAACtatgtaattttgaaaatgttgaaattctatatttctaattttagttGAAGAAACTATTAAGTTCATACGTACTATAGACcgattgtttgattttttgaatacCCGCAGTCCTTTTGGAAAAGGCTTTAAGAAACctctatatcaaaataatgttgaaagCAAAAGGAAGTAATTTTACCACTAATAGAATACTTGTTAAAACTCACTGATGTGAAAGGTATTCCTATTTATTCAACTCCACgaaaaacatttgttattggtttgttattttttctatattttatagttagaaatatttatgttttatgctTACtgcataagtatattatatcatatttatacattgtaattacaattttaaaatatttaactaaattagtagaataatatacttttttataggATTGGCAGTAGCTGTAAAATCTGTATTTACGAGGGCGGGCTGATAAGTAATGCCTCTTGACGCgtagttttaaaagtattatacatagaataattaatgaaaaactcacgtatagtaaatttaatgatttttatttacatactattatttttcaacataacTACCTTCTAAGGCGATACATTTTTGCCAACGATTTACTAATTAGAAATGCCgttcaaataaaattcttcGGGTTGAGCATTGAACCATCGTTTAACTTCAGCTTTAACTTTCTCGTcagaattgaattttatacccTTGAGATGTTCTTTAAGCTTaggaaacagaaaaaaatcacATGGTGCCAAATCTGGGCTGTAGGGTGGATGTGGAATGACTTGAAATCCCAGTGATTCAATTGCTGTCATTGTGGCACGGCTGCAATGAGGTCTCGCGTTGTCGTGATGAATCAAAAGTTTGGTTAAATTTGGTCTGACACGATTAATCCTTTTTTTCAGCCTTTTAAGTGTCTCTATGTatcgtatacaatttattgttgatCCTTTCTCTAAGTATTCAGTGTGGATCACACCTTTTGAATCCCAAAACACAGTCAACATGACTTTCCCAGCTGACGCTTGAACTTTAAACTTCATTGGGGCCGGTGAAGTCTTATGACGAAATTCCATTGACTGTCTTTTATTTTCAGGGTCATAATGATGTACCCAAGATTCATTTCcggtaacaataatatttaaaaaattttctctTTCACGGTCATAACGCAAAAGAAGTTGGCGGCAAATTTCCACGCGATTTTGTTTCATTTCTTCCGTCAGCATTTTGGGCACCCACCTTGCGCATATTTTTCGATATTCAAGTTTGCAGAGAATGTGTTGGACACGTTCTTTAGATATTCCCAACGCTATTGCTATTTCTGATTGTTTAATCCTCCGATTTCCCTGGACCAAATCATCGACTTTTTGTTTATGGGCCTCATCAGTAACCGTCACCGGCCGTCCACTTCGATCCTGATCGGCAATAATCGCTTTTCCGACTTCAGAACCTTTTACCCGTAATGCCCAACGACGAACAGAACATACATCGAGAGTTTGATTTCCATAAACCGCAAGCAGACGTCTATGAATACCGACTGGCTTCATATTTTCTGCAACGAGAAATTCAATAACAGCACGCTGTTTGAACCGCACATCTGAAGGTGCCGTCATTATTGattccataaataataaaatattaacattacacTATCGCGTCTTTGCACACACTAAACCAACgacataaactattatattaacgacaaatgacaattttatcgtacatctaaaaataactatgaGATGCATAGCtgaagatttattatttaatactcagTATAAATATCTTCTGACTTCCAAGTTGTCACAGGATCaccttgaaatatttttttcaaaaattcggCAACGGtctggatataataataatccaaatGTGATTGAATTTCGAACAGctatgaaaaaattgttattaaaaaattcagtaTCTGCATCCTATTCTGCAAACTGTATTTTAATGGATAGTACAAGTACAGAAAGTGTATTTGAAATTCGATGGGCAAAAAAGAAAGTTGATAGTTCAGAATGTAAAGAAAACTTTGATGATGATAACTTGACAGAACTAGATTTAGATGACAgttgttttgttgttttaaaagataatgtCCTGTATTACATTTGtggttttattgtaaaaaaaaatatttaaaaaaattgactgtACAACATGCGCAGAAAGCCTTTTAGAAGATCAAACTTTACATAGTTATTGTCATAGGAATTCATTTTCTGTATtcgtagatttaaaaaatagaggtGGTTTGATTAAAAGTTCTGTCGATGTTATGAAAATAGTCACATTTGTTGAATTTACTTTGATCgaacttacaaataatttaagtgtatTAAAGTCCTGCTTAatctctaaaataataattattactaaaaaccatgtgtttaattctaatatttttaagaatttgagCTGTGAAGATGATAGTTTTTTAGAAAACcataaacttaatttagtaACACTAATTTGTAAACTTTACTTGAAAATCCGTTTGCACTATGCTGCAAAGTTAAAAACAGCAACCACTGTAAGTAGGTAAACGGCAtatgttatcaaaattaattttatttcataaccaATAGGCAGAATCTAaggtttataagtttattttaaaaataaattggtatgTTTCGATAGtttcattgttatttatttatttcctatctttaaaatatggtttttatttcctaagtaaatctataattgatttgtttatgttttgttcATATATtagcaatttaattttctgttagtaataccatttaatttaaaaatgaactgaaattcaaaaatatacatttaaaatacaaaaccaaaaaaatatgcaaaataacaatattatttgattcagTAGATTCTACTGAGTAGAACatgaattgaatttatatccaGGTCATCattgaattgaataaataaataaaaatatgcaatttcaTAAACATCCGGGAATTATTCATAACTATCATATTTTCATCTAAAATTTACGctcaaattagatttatattgtatataacgtAGTATAAACCCTACTAGCCCGGTATTATTTTGCCAACCGACAAAATGGCGGCTGTCCACCTTATCAGCTTCACCCATAgccatgtaaattatatagaagttACTTATCTAGTGTAGTATAGAAGTCTTTGTATAGAATCCACAAGAATTGACGGACCACTGTGGTCTATTTCAACCAAACTATAAAAAgtcaatgtaattaattaatttttattttatatactacttataatagtaaatttaaaaaaaaaaacacaaaatcataaataggGTGTGCATATAAAAATGGTGTAGGTAGTGGTGATCTATTTgctcaaataaataaactatactaGAAGATTTCTTCGTGatcttaaataaacatttgatgtgtaactataattattattatgtaaaatgactcatttcaaaattaaataaataagaccaggtgtttatatattttgtagatcACATATTGTACCACTACTATTACTTGTTTAATGCATCTGGTAAAGCgtcaataggtaataaatctGTCTAGGAAATGAGTGTCACAGTATTTCCACAGTCAACTTCAgtcaaactaaaaaataaataaatggaataagaataattaactTCATAACTACAATCAGAACAAAAATAAGAcatgcatatttaatttaggaaATTTAGGTGCCAGTCTTTaacattcatattaaattataatgaatttaccTGTTCGAACCTGGTTAATGTTCGCGCGCTTGTCGCAGAATCTCGCCTAAAAACAAGTGTTACCTACCCGACAGACAACAGCTGTTGCACCCTCTGCCCCCCGCGCCGTGCGATTTTATCGCACTCGTCGCCATTGTCGGAGCAAACCGGCTTTTTTTCTTTGCGGTCA is a window from the Aphis gossypii isolate Hap1 unplaced genomic scaffold, ASM2018417v2 Contig00808, whole genome shotgun sequence genome containing:
- the LOC126555349 gene encoding uncharacterized protein LOC126555349, whose translation is MACSIEVCDSIPASLDNSTETVIPFDISNISPVYVHSIINKRFFETASTSLPTSPLPSSRKRFLCSSRIDDLDDDYFSISRRRKRNLSVIKNSVKNLRRKNKLLRQKNGLLEKKVSSLLDIIKDLKNKCMISENAAFNLEVCCI